A genomic segment from Gavia stellata isolate bGavSte3 chromosome 6, bGavSte3.hap2, whole genome shotgun sequence encodes:
- the TMEM108 gene encoding transmembrane protein 108 produces MATGPPQPLRIFLSLPTFPEKPTKLNANSSVLLQNMEGVLLILALTEELVFSVQVLSPTVSSSQGFLMDTTTVTAMGTTPRHAAEPLPTSARTVPHPRQKQASGPRVSEKETYHLYNQSALYSGQTRPKGKIFQVFKGNFTESSEPYLKTTLHSPFPTLRSPFTDHPFQSQTAASSDPNGTGLARTTHSDPSPHHNTSGSLREAERGDGAKLVVQEADFATTTAGPSADPEAVSVPFKPTHYGVWDMLSKNNSWVTLNLSTNVPLFAGPGSATAAAGHSDQTSFDVGISSPAAGDPKGPAPTQHGAVTNATLLGSALSAAPATRLSSSISTAGSTATGNFLNRLVPAGTWKPGVQGNISHVTEGDKPQHRATICLSKMDIAWIILAISVPISSCSVLLTVCCMRRKKKTSNPENNLSYWNNAITMDYFNRHAVELPREIQSLETSEDHLSEPRSPANGDYRDSGMVLVNPFCQETLFVGHEQVSEI; encoded by the exons ATGGCCACGGGGCCACCGCAGCCCCTGCggattttcctttctcttcctacTTTCCCAGAGAAGCCGACAAAGTTGAATGCTAACTCTTCTGTCCTTCTGCAGAACATGGAAG gtgTTCTACTGATCTTGGCACTGACAGAAGAGCTGGTGTTTTCTGTTCAGGTACTGTCTCCCACTGTCTCCTCCTCTCAGGGCTTCCTGATGGACACTACCACTGTCACAGCCATGGGAACAACACCTCGCCACGCGGCAGAGCCCCTTCCCACGTCCGCTCGCACCGTGCCCCATCCCAGGCAAAAGCAAGCGAGTGGCCCTCGCGTCAGCGAAAAGGAAACGTATCATTTATACAACCAGAGTGCTTTGTACTCGGGACAGACTCGCCCCAAGGGGAAAATATTCCAGGTTTTCAAAGGCAACTTCACAGAGTCCTCAGAGCCTTACCTAAAGACGACCCTGCACTCTCCCTTCCCTACGCTGAGGAGCCCTTTCACAGACCACCCGTTTCAGTCCCAGACCGCAGCATCCAGCGATCCAAATGGCACGGGGCTGGCAAGAACTACACACTCAGACCCTTCTCCCCACCACAACACCTCGGGAAGCCTTAGGGAAGCAGAGCGAGGGGATGGGGCCAAGCTAGTGGTGCAGGAGGCAGATTTTGCCACCACAACTGCTGGACCATCAGCTGATCCTGAAGCAGTGTCGGTGCCTTTTAAACCCACCCACTATGGCGTATGGGATATGCTGAGCAAAAACAACTCTTGGGTGACCTTGAATCTCAGTACAAATGTCCCTCTGTTTGCTGGCCCTGGatctgcaacagcagcagcggGTCACTCGGATCAGACCAGTTTTGACGTCGGCATCTCCTCCCCAGCAGCGGGAGACCCCAAGGGACCCGCTCCAACGCAGCACGGCGCGGTGACTAACGCGACCTTGCTGGGCAGTGCTCTCTCCGCAGCGCCTGCCACGAGGTTGTCCAgctccatttccacagctggCTCCACAGCCACGGGGAACTTCCTAAACAGACTGGTTCCTGCCGGGACCTGGAAACCCGGGGTGCAAGGAAACATCTCCCATGTCACCGAGGGGGACAAACCCCAGCACAGAGCAACCATCTGTCTCAGCAAGATGGACATTGCCTGGATCATTCTGGCTATCAGCGTACCTATATCCTCATGTT cagttctgctgacagTCTGCtgcatgaggaggaagaaaaagacatctAACCCAGAAAACAACCTGAGCTATTGGAATAATGCTATTACCATGGACTACTTCAACAGGCATGCTGTAGAGTTACCGAGAGAGATCCAGTCCCTGGAGACTTCAGAG GACCACCTCTCCGAGCCACGCTCCCCTGCCAACGGTGACTACCGCGACAGCGGGATGGTCCTCGTGAACCCCTTCTGTCAAGAAACGCTGTTTGTAGGACATGAGCAAGTCTCTGAAATATGA